One segment of Brassica napus cultivar Da-Ae chromosome C3, Da-Ae, whole genome shotgun sequence DNA contains the following:
- the LOC106402329 gene encoding 2-(3-amino-3-carboxypropyl)histidine synthase subunit 1-like, with product MELSDPRNAKTNKPKQPPKRFIKNQIPDSILNDASLNAAVSLLPSIYQFEVHKCVWRIKSTNAKRIAIQLPEGLLMYALTLSDIFTSFAGASHCFVLGDVTYGACCVDDFSASALGADLLIHYGHSCLVPIDSTKIPCLYVFVEIQIDVKCLLSTIHLNLSSDDVKSIILAGTIQFTSAIRAVKPELEKQGFSVLIPQSKPLSAGEVLGCTAPKVTRVDDHKDAVLVFVADGRFHLEAFMIANPKIKAFRYDPYLGKLFLEEYDHKGMRETRRRAITRAKDAKTWGIVLGTLGRQGNPKILERLEKKMEEKGIDSTVVLMSELSPTRVALFEDSVDAWVQIACPRLSIDWGEAFLKPLLTTFEAEIALGFIPGWWEKGSLSRAESSSSGCCKEDKETSCACRDDKKDDDGVLDGDYPMDYYAQEGGEWNSSYLKKSSRPIRRNPLPSSSVV from the coding sequence ATGGAGCTTTCCGATCCAAGGAACGCCAAAACCAACAAACCGAAGCAGCCTCCAAAGCGATTCATAAAGAACCAAATCCCAGACTCGATCCTCAACGACGCATCCCTCAACGCGGCGGTCTCCCTTCTCCCTTCCATCTACCAGTTCGAGGTCCACAAATGCGTCTGGCGCATCAAATCCACAAACGCCAAACGCATCGCTATCCAGCTCCCGGAGGGTCTTCTCATGTACGCTCTCACTCTCTCCGACATCTTCACTTCCTTCGCTGGAGCCTCCCACTGCTTCGTCCTCGGCGACGTCACTTACGGAGCTTGCTGTGTCGACGACTTCTCCGCCTCTGCTCTTGGTGCTGACTTGCTTATTCACTACGGGCATAGTTGCCTCGTCCCTATTGACTCTACCAAGATCCCTTGCCTTTATGTCTTTGTTGAGATACAGATTGATGTCAAGTGCTTGCTGAGCACCATCCATCTTAATCTCTCTAGTGATGATGTTAAGAGCATCATTCTCGCCGGGACCATTCAGTTTACTTCGGCTATTAGAGCTGTGAAACCGGAGTTGGAGAAGCAAGGTTTCAGTGTTTTGATCCCTCAGTCAAAGCCTCTGTCGGCTGGGGAAGTCCTTGGATGCACAGCGCCTAAGGTCACGAGGGTTGATGATCATAAAGACGCTGTCTTGGTGTTCGTAGCCGACGGGAGGTTTCATCTAGAAGCGTTTATGATAGCTAATCCCAAGATAAAGGCGTTTAGGTATGATCCGTATCTTGGGAAGCTGTTTTTGGAGGAGTATGATCACAAGGGGATGAGGGAGACCAGGAGGAGAGCGATCACACGGGCCAAGGATGCGAAGACTTGGGGGATCGTGTTGGGGACGTTGGGAAGGCAAGGGAACCCCAAGATTCTCGAGAGGttggagaagaagatggaggagaAAGGGATTGATAGCACCGTTGTTTTGATGTCTGAACTTAGTCCCACGAGAGTGGCCTTGTTTGAAGACTCTGTGGATGCTTGGGTGCAGATAGCGTGTCCGAGGCTTTCTATTGATTGGGGTGAGGCCTTTCTTAAGCCGCTTCTGACGACTTTCGAGGCTGAGAttgctttagggtttatccCTGGGTGGTGGGAGAAGGGTTCTTTGAGCAGAGCTGAGTCTTCTTCGTCTGGCTGCTGCAAAGAGGACAAAGAAACAAGCTGTGCGTGTAGAGATGATAAGAAGGATGATGATGGGGTGCTTGATGGAGACTATCCGATGGATTACTATGCACAGGAAGGTGGTGAGTGGAACTCATCATATCTCAAGAAGTCATCACGTCCCATTCGAAGAAACCCTTTACCTTCTTCTTCTGTAGTTTAG